In the Streptomyces fradiae ATCC 10745 = DSM 40063 genome, CGCCCCCTGACCATGGCGCCGGTCTATCAGCTGGCTGTGAACGCCTACGTGGTGTGGGGCTACACGGGGTGGGTCTACATCTGGCATGCCGCGTTCACCGGCATGCGGCCAGGTGAGATGTACGGCTTGCAGAAGTCGTTCTGCCATCCTGCGTGGCCCGCCTCGGACCCGGACCGCGATCGGCGTGAGGAATCCGAGGAGCGGTACGCGAAGATGCCAGCCGTGCGGGTCGAGCATCAGCTGCAGTGGGTGGACGGCAAGAAGCGCCTCACCGATCCGAAGTACCTGTCGCACAGGACGCTGGTCCTGCCGCCCTTCCTCAGCGACATGCACGCCCACCTGGCCGCGTCGCACGAGTCGCCCTGGGTGTTCCCCGCCATGAACGGCGGCGACCTCCTGGGCGCGCGCTTCGACCGGGACTACTGGGCTCCGATCCGGGACGGCTCGCCGGCACGGGAGGCGCGCCGTGACTACGCTCGGCCGGCCATCCCGGCGGTGGAGCAGTTCGAAGGCCTGCCCATCTACCGCTTGCGCCACTGGATGAAGGAGTGCCTGGACGAGGACGGGCACTCCGAGGTCGCGGTGGAGACGCGGATGGGCCACGAGGTGGCCGGCGTCAAGGGCCTGTACAGCAACCTGACGCCGAAGATGGAAGCTGGCATCATGGAGTCGCAGCAGGAGCGGTGGGAGTCCTTCCATCGGGCCGCGGGCGGGCTCTGGATGCCGCCGTTTCCCACTGTTTCCCCAGTCGATCATGGCAGGGCCGGGTAGCAGCAGGTCAACCGCCCCACTGGGCGCGACATCTGATGATGTGCAAGCTGATCCGCCAGTTCTCCGGCGAGTGGGAGATGACGGCGATGGGCTCCTTCGTCAAGGCCCGCACCGTCCGCGACATGGTCCGCCCGGCGGCGGCGGCCCTCTGACGACCGCGGCGACGACGCACGCCCCGCCCGGAGCCTCGGGCGGGGCGTGCGTCGAACGCGGCCACCCGCGAGGCCGGCGGCGCCCCGCGGGGCGGGGGCGCCCCGCGGGTGGCGGTTCAGCGCCGCGGGGCGCGGTGCCAGGGGCCGGTGATGGCGAGCAGCAGGCCCGGCTGCTGGATGTTGGCGTACAGCGTCCGCCCGTCCGGCGAGAAGACGACCCCGGCGAACTCGGAGTCGTTGAGGTCGTTGCGGGCGATCGGGTACGTCCGCCCGGAGTCCGTCGCGCCGAAGAGGTGCTGGATGCCGTCGCCGTCCTCGGCGATGACCAGCCCGCCGTACGGCGAGACGGTGATGTTGTCCGGCCCGTCGAAGGCGCCGTCCTGGTCGGGCGCGGCATTGACGCCGAGCAGCACCTTCAGCGTGAGGGTGCGGCGCTTGGGGTCGTAGAACCACACCTGCCCGTCGTGCGGGGCGCCCGGGCTCTCCGCACGGGCGAACGAGGAGACGAGGTAGGCGCCGCCGTCGGCCCACCACATGCCCTCCAGCTTCCGGGCCCGCGTGATGTCGCCGTCCCCGAACTGCTCGCGCACGGCCACCGTGCGGGCGTCCCGGTCGGGCACGTCCACCCAGTCGACGCCGTACACGGTGCCGGTGCGGGTCGCGCGGGAGAGGTCGTCCACGAACCGGCCGGACGCGTCGAAGCAGCGCGGCGCCTGCAGGACGCCGGCGTCGTCCGCGAGCGTGCGCAGCCGGCCCCGGCCGTGCCGGAAGCCCTGCGGCGGCACCCAGCGGTAGAACAGGCCGTTGGGCGAGGAGTCGTCCTCCGTCAGGTAGGCGTGCCCGCGCCGGGGGTCGATGACGACCGCCTCGTGGTCGAACCGGCCGAACGCCTTGATCGGCTTCGGGTCCCGGTTGGCGCGCCGGTCGTGGGGGTCGACCTCGAAGACGTAGCCGTGGTCCTTGGTCATGCCGTTCTCGCCGGCGCGGTCGGAGTTCTCCTCGCAGGTGAGCCAGGTGCCCCAGGAGGTGGCGCCGCCCGCGCAGTTGGTGGAGGTGCCCGCGATGCCCACCCATTCGGCGGTGGTCCCGTCCCGGTGCGCCTCGACGACGGTGCAGCCGCCGGCCGCCGCGGGGTCGTAGACCAGCCCCTCGGCGAGCGGCACGGGGTGGCGCCACTTGGCGCGCGGCCCCTTCA is a window encoding:
- a CDS encoding alkaline phosphatase PhoX gives rise to the protein MSLSRREFTAATGAALALTGAVGALGTAPGAVAAPPERGGGFGYGPLLDDPAGVLALPAGFSYRVLTRSGVTRLESGEFTPERHDGTAAFPGPRGVTLLVNNHELKGPRAKWRHPVPLAEGLVYDPAAAGGCTVVEAHRDGTTAEWVGIAGTSTNCAGGATSWGTWLTCEENSDRAGENGMTKDHGYVFEVDPHDRRANRDPKPIKAFGRFDHEAVVIDPRRGHAYLTEDDSSPNGLFYRWVPPQGFRHGRGRLRTLADDAGVLQAPRCFDASGRFVDDLSRATRTGTVYGVDWVDVPDRDARTVAVREQFGDGDITRARKLEGMWWADGGAYLVSSFARAESPGAPHDGQVWFYDPKRRTLTLKVLLGVNAAPDQDGAFDGPDNITVSPYGGLVIAEDGDGIQHLFGATDSGRTYPIARNDLNDSEFAGVVFSPDGRTLYANIQQPGLLLAITGPWHRAPRR
- a CDS encoding site-specific integrase, translated to MPYVEQRGYKYRVKWWAGEYLDNGKKKYESQSGFDDYDIAYDYGLDREHDVRHAKHVPKSRGDILFKDYSLPKWLPDQDLRPESIKTYRSMIRAQLDPHWGRRRVGEITTEDYVTWKNRLNRRVEAGELSRTYVDDVLMVFGMLMSDAVQRYRYRQDVPIPPATPRRGKYVKKTQKKKRPLTMAPVYQLAVNAYVVWGYTGWVYIWHAAFTGMRPGEMYGLQKSFCHPAWPASDPDRDRREESEERYAKMPAVRVEHQLQWVDGKKRLTDPKYLSHRTLVLPPFLSDMHAHLAASHESPWVFPAMNGGDLLGARFDRDYWAPIRDGSPAREARRDYARPAIPAVEQFEGLPIYRLRHWMKECLDEDGHSEVAVETRMGHEVAGVKGLYSNLTPKMEAGIMESQQERWESFHRAAGGLWMPPFPTVSPVDHGRAG